In a genomic window of Methanogenium sp. S4BF:
- a CDS encoding aldo/keto reductase: MLHRTLPKTGDTLSILGFGCMRLPEKDGRIDEERATQQLRYAIDHGVNYVDTAWSYHMGESEPFVGRALRDGYREKVRLATKLPSWLVTSRADMDRFLDAQLEKLQTDHIDYYLIHVLNTTEKLAQMETCGMTAFLDEAKAKGKIVNAGFSFHRPAEDFAPIVDAYPWEFCQIQYNILDEQNQAGTKGLKYAAGKGLGVIIMEPLRGGNLTDPVPPAVGEIWDRSPVQRTPAEWALRWVWNHPEVTVVLSGMNREEHIKENLRTANEAHPDSLSDSELTCIRHVTDTYRELMKVGCTGCQYCMPCPSDVDIPLCFELYNNKYIFKNPDADMFYVVRLSGVLTNGPEQYASQCVQCMECLEKCPQHIDIPTMLRSIADEMEGEGFEERKEMARNLFAE; encoded by the coding sequence ATGCTCCACCGCACACTACCAAAAACAGGGGACACACTCTCCATACTGGGCTTCGGCTGCATGCGCCTCCCCGAGAAGGACGGCCGGATTGATGAGGAACGGGCCACACAACAGCTCAGGTATGCCATCGACCACGGGGTGAACTACGTGGACACCGCATGGAGTTATCACATGGGAGAGAGCGAGCCCTTTGTCGGCCGGGCCCTTCGTGACGGATACCGGGAGAAGGTCCGCCTTGCGACCAAACTTCCGTCGTGGCTGGTTACATCGCGTGCGGATATGGACCGGTTTCTCGATGCACAGCTGGAGAAGCTGCAGACCGACCATATCGACTACTACCTCATCCATGTGCTGAACACCACAGAGAAACTCGCACAGATGGAAACATGCGGCATGACCGCGTTCCTTGACGAGGCAAAGGCGAAGGGAAAGATTGTGAACGCCGGCTTCTCCTTCCACAGACCCGCAGAGGACTTCGCCCCGATTGTGGACGCATATCCGTGGGAGTTCTGCCAGATCCAGTATAATATCCTCGACGAGCAGAACCAGGCAGGCACAAAAGGGCTGAAATACGCCGCAGGAAAGGGCCTTGGCGTCATCATCATGGAGCCGCTCCGGGGAGGCAACCTGACCGACCCGGTGCCCCCTGCAGTCGGGGAGATCTGGGACCGCTCCCCCGTTCAGCGGACACCTGCCGAGTGGGCGCTGCGCTGGGTGTGGAACCATCCGGAGGTAACCGTCGTCCTCTCGGGCATGAACCGGGAGGAGCATATCAAAGAGAACCTGCGCACCGCCAACGAGGCCCATCCCGACTCCCTCTCGGATTCAGAACTGACCTGCATCAGGCACGTGACCGATACCTACCGTGAACTGATGAAGGTCGGCTGCACCGGCTGCCAGTACTGCATGCCCTGCCCGTCTGACGTAGATATCCCGCTCTGTTTTGAGCTCTACAACAACAAGTACATCTTCAAAAATCCGGATGCAGACATGTTCTATGTCGTCCGGCTCTCCGGTGTGCTCACCAACGGGCCGGAACAGTATGCCTCCCAGTGCGTGCAGTGCATGGAATGTCTGGAGAAATGCCCCCAGCACATCGATATCCCGACCATGCTCAGGTCCATCGCAGACGAGATGGAAGGGGAAGGGTTTGAGGAGCGAAAGGAGATGGCACGAAATCTGTTTGCGGAATAG
- a CDS encoding winged helix DNA-binding protein: protein MLNNTPSDTGTTIPDLTEAFIRVLAKAAAVEKEPVDIGHGVHLYTSEVHLIDCVARYPEESISGVATRLGVTKGAISQTAAKLEKKGYIGKYSREGDKKTVLLRLTGRGEEAYAWHRRYHEQMDHILASHLAALTRTDREHLLALLSGLEEMFDTCPAVRESISRIPQKSPADR, encoded by the coding sequence ATGCTAAACAATACCCCCTCCGACACAGGCACCACGATACCCGACCTGACAGAAGCCTTCATCCGGGTGCTTGCAAAGGCGGCGGCAGTCGAGAAGGAGCCCGTTGATATCGGCCACGGGGTGCACCTCTATACCTCAGAAGTCCACCTGATCGATTGTGTCGCCCGCTACCCGGAGGAAAGCATCTCAGGAGTGGCCACCCGTCTTGGGGTGACCAAGGGGGCCATATCCCAGACTGCCGCAAAACTGGAGAAGAAGGGATATATTGGGAAATACAGCAGAGAAGGCGACAAAAAGACGGTTCTGCTACGCCTCACCGGGCGCGGAGAGGAGGCATACGCGTGGCACCGCCGCTACCACGAACAGATGGACCATATCCTTGCATCACATCTCGCGGCTCTCACCCGGACAGACCGCGAACACCTCCTGGCACTCCTCTCCGGGCTCGAGGAGATGTTTGACACCTGTCCGGCTGTACGGGAGAGCATCTCCCGAATCCCGCAGAAATCCCCTGCAGACCGATAG
- a CDS encoding GNAT family N-acetyltransferase, which yields MTEYTLDAIRPEDRKAVIDIFNHYIEHSFAAYPAEPVPYAMFDHLCSLADGYPSCVVRDTAGIAVGFGMLHAYNPMSAFARTAEVTYFIRPDMTGQGLGGRILTHLETGAQEQGIACILASISSKNSGSIRFHAAHGFTECGRFRNIGEKNGIIFDTVWMEKEI from the coding sequence ATGACAGAATATACCCTGGACGCAATACGCCCGGAAGACAGAAAAGCCGTCATCGACATCTTCAACCACTACATCGAGCACAGTTTCGCGGCATACCCGGCAGAACCGGTGCCGTACGCAATGTTTGACCACCTCTGCTCGCTTGCTGACGGATATCCCTCATGTGTGGTCAGGGACACCGCCGGCATCGCAGTCGGATTCGGGATGCTGCATGCCTACAATCCGATGTCCGCCTTTGCCCGCACCGCTGAGGTGACATACTTTATCAGGCCGGATATGACCGGTCAGGGCCTGGGGGGCCGTATCCTGACCCACCTTGAAACGGGGGCACAGGAGCAGGGCATCGCCTGCATTCTCGCGTCGATCTCCTCCAAAAACTCCGGCAGCATCCGATTCCATGCCGCACACGGCTTCACGGAATGCGGCAGATTCAGAAACATCGGCGAGAAGAACGGTATAATCTTTGACACCGTCTGGATGGAGAAAGAGATCTGA
- the corA gene encoding magnesium/cobalt transporter CorA: MKPDRKIAVSQSSKSGLPPGTLIHVGDRDPAPTQIRCFEYNQHSTDEKRPADLTVCSGEADRCAWIKVSGLSDLEQIKKIGELLSLHPLTLEDILNTNQRPKYEEFDDYLYLVLKIIRIETTPEEGTENGDRRSGTGDTGTKPETTQESEDKYTISAAQLSIVLTDRIVCSFEEANSDIFNGIITRLFDEKSRIRKLGSDYLMYALADCVVDNYFVVFERIGEDIEELEERIIDGADPDVMEEIYTLKRNLLDIRKRVWPLRETIAGLLRNKPEFISEQTEVFLNDVSDHLYQLNDILESYREMSTGLYEIYLSTLSNRMNEVMKVLTIIATIFIPLTFIAGIYGMNFASMPELQWEFGYPAAILAMLVTAGIMVLYFRKKQWI; this comes from the coding sequence ATGAAACCGGACCGAAAGATTGCAGTATCCCAGTCTTCCAAATCAGGGCTCCCCCCCGGGACACTGATCCATGTGGGTGACCGGGACCCTGCACCGACGCAGATCCGGTGTTTCGAGTATAACCAGCATTCCACCGATGAGAAACGTCCGGCGGACTTAACTGTGTGCTCCGGTGAAGCCGACAGATGTGCCTGGATTAAGGTGTCGGGCCTTTCCGATCTGGAACAGATAAAAAAAATCGGCGAACTCCTGTCCCTCCATCCGTTAACGCTTGAGGACATACTGAATACCAACCAACGGCCGAAGTATGAGGAGTTTGATGATTACCTCTATTTAGTGCTTAAAATCATCCGGATAGAAACCACCCCGGAGGAGGGAACGGAGAATGGGGACAGGAGAAGCGGCACAGGCGATACCGGCACAAAACCGGAGACCACACAGGAATCTGAAGACAAGTATACCATTTCAGCCGCCCAGTTAAGCATCGTACTGACAGACAGGATCGTCTGTTCATTTGAAGAGGCAAACAGCGACATATTCAATGGCATCATCACCCGGCTCTTTGACGAGAAAAGCCGGATACGCAAACTGGGTTCGGATTACCTGATGTATGCCCTTGCAGACTGTGTCGTTGACAATTATTTCGTCGTCTTTGAGCGAATCGGGGAGGATATCGAGGAACTTGAGGAGCGTATAATTGACGGAGCAGACCCCGATGTCATGGAAGAGATCTATACCCTCAAGAGAAATCTTCTCGACATACGAAAACGGGTCTGGCCCCTCCGGGAGACCATCGCCGGACTTCTCAGGAACAAACCGGAGTTCATATCCGAACAGACGGAAGTATTCCTGAATGATGTGTCCGACCATCTCTACCAGTTAAATGATATTCTGGAGTCCTACCGGGAGATGTCCACCGGGCTGTACGAGATCTACCTCTCGACCCTGAGCAACCGGATGAATGAGGTGATGAAGGTCCTGACCATCATCGCAACCATCTTCATCCCCCTGACCTTTATTGCAGGCATATACGGGATGAATTTTGCATCGATGCCGGAACTGCAGTGGGAGTTTGGCTATCCGGCAGCGATCCTTGCCATGCTTGTTACAGCCGGAATAATGGTCCTGTATTTCAGGAAGAAGCAGTGGATATGA
- a CDS encoding adenosylcobalamin-dependent ribonucleoside-diphosphate reductase yields MTDSIIDSILSARYLRNGETTFEDVCRRVAAALGEDEAQTAAYFEEMRSLRFLPNSPTLMNAGTEINQLSACFTLRVGDSLPEIFDALKWGALIHKSGGGTGYNFSNIRPKAAPVLSTEGVASGPVSFMNIFNEATEVIKQGGRRRGANMGILNVWHPDILEFIRSKTVEGKVSNFNISVMMNDAFMESVERGEMERLWMTHPYSGEEITVGAIWNAVIDGIWKNGEPGVLFYDEINRHNPTPNLGPIDTTNPCGEQPLLHFESCVLGSINLALFVQNGKLNEEQLKNTTRIGVRLLDAVIDKNCFPIPQIKEATEKTRKTGLGLMGVHDALLLLGIPYDAEEGRAFCEHVMALVTATAVDESHRLAEERGVFPAWEGSIWGKQTMRNAALTTIAPTGTISLLANCSSGIEPVFSFAYTRKNTVGKEFEILHPIFAAELKKTLAASRTSPDECERRFREVVAHVHKTGTVQDIGWLPESFRKVFRTAMDIGWKDHIMMQAVFQKHVHASISKTINMPEEATRDDMAAAVLMAWRNGIKGMTIYRTGSRDDVVLALSEKEPEKPETQERCRPKELIGKTYLCQSGCCRLYVTVNLFEGKPWEVFIRTVGSGGCEANSNAIGRAISTGLQSGVPYTKYVKQFRKVNCLSAVKNTESEGYSCADVVGRCIDLAAHMETITTLDNWTITDATEKTKNRCPECEAELDFGEGCNQGICKNCGWSGCS; encoded by the coding sequence ATGACAGATTCAATCATTGATAGTATATTGAGTGCCCGCTATCTCCGGAATGGCGAGACCACATTTGAAGATGTGTGCAGACGTGTCGCTGCCGCCCTGGGAGAGGATGAGGCACAGACCGCCGCATACTTTGAAGAGATGCGTTCACTCCGGTTCCTCCCGAATTCGCCGACCCTGATGAATGCCGGCACAGAAATAAACCAGCTCTCCGCCTGCTTTACCCTCCGGGTGGGAGATTCCCTTCCCGAGATCTTTGACGCCCTCAAATGGGGCGCCCTCATTCATAAGAGCGGCGGCGGAACCGGCTACAACTTCTCAAATATCCGGCCAAAGGCAGCACCCGTCCTCTCGACAGAGGGCGTTGCATCCGGCCCCGTCTCCTTCATGAACATCTTCAATGAAGCGACCGAGGTCATCAAACAGGGCGGCAGACGCCGCGGTGCAAACATGGGGATTCTCAATGTCTGGCACCCGGACATCCTTGAGTTCATCCGGTCAAAGACAGTTGAGGGGAAGGTCAGCAATTTCAACATCTCCGTGATGATGAACGACGCGTTCATGGAGTCGGTCGAAAGGGGCGAGATGGAGAGGCTATGGATGACCCACCCGTATTCCGGCGAAGAGATCACGGTCGGCGCCATCTGGAACGCGGTGATTGACGGTATCTGGAAGAACGGAGAGCCGGGAGTGCTCTTTTATGACGAAATCAACCGGCATAACCCCACCCCCAATCTCGGGCCTATCGACACCACCAACCCGTGCGGTGAACAGCCGCTCCTGCACTTTGAGAGCTGTGTCTTAGGCTCGATAAACCTGGCACTCTTCGTGCAGAACGGGAAACTCAATGAAGAGCAGCTGAAAAACACCACACGCATCGGAGTCAGGCTTCTTGACGCGGTGATTGACAAAAACTGCTTCCCGATTCCCCAGATCAAAGAGGCAACAGAAAAGACACGAAAGACCGGGCTGGGCCTGATGGGCGTCCATGACGCACTCCTCCTTCTGGGCATTCCCTATGACGCAGAGGAAGGACGGGCGTTCTGCGAACACGTGATGGCACTTGTCACGGCAACCGCAGTGGACGAGTCACACCGCCTTGCAGAGGAGCGTGGCGTCTTCCCTGCATGGGAAGGGAGCATATGGGGCAAACAGACGATGCGGAATGCCGCACTCACCACGATCGCCCCCACGGGGACCATCTCTCTTCTGGCAAACTGTTCCAGCGGGATTGAACCGGTCTTCTCCTTTGCCTATACCCGGAAAAATACCGTCGGAAAGGAGTTTGAGATTCTGCACCCGATCTTTGCGGCCGAACTCAAAAAGACCCTTGCAGCATCCCGCACATCCCCCGATGAATGTGAACGAAGGTTCCGCGAGGTCGTGGCGCATGTCCACAAAACAGGTACCGTGCAGGACATCGGGTGGCTTCCGGAATCGTTCCGAAAGGTATTCCGGACAGCGATGGACATCGGGTGGAAGGACCACATCATGATGCAGGCAGTCTTCCAGAAGCATGTCCATGCCTCAATATCAAAGACCATCAATATGCCTGAAGAAGCGACCAGAGATGACATGGCAGCAGCAGTCCTGATGGCATGGAGAAACGGTATCAAAGGGATGACCATCTACCGTACCGGAAGCCGGGACGATGTTGTTCTGGCCCTCAGTGAGAAGGAACCGGAAAAACCGGAGACGCAGGAACGCTGCCGTCCGAAAGAACTCATCGGCAAGACCTACCTCTGCCAGTCCGGGTGCTGCCGCCTCTATGTGACCGTCAACCTCTTTGAGGGGAAACCGTGGGAAGTATTCATCCGGACCGTCGGCAGCGGAGGGTGCGAAGCAAACTCCAATGCAATCGGTCGGGCGATATCAACAGGCCTCCAGAGCGGCGTTCCCTATACCAAATACGTCAAACAGTTCAGAAAGGTCAATTGTCTCTCTGCGGTCAAAAACACTGAGTCTGAAGGCTATTCCTGTGCAGATGTCGTCGGAAGATGCATCGACCTTGCAGCACACATGGAAACCATTACCACTCTGGATAACTGGACCATCACCGATGCAACGGAGAAGACAAAGAACCGCTGCCCCGAATGCGAGGCTGAACTGGACTTCGGGGAAGGCTGCAATCAGGGCATCTGCAAGAACTGCGGATGGAGCGGGTGCTCATAA
- a CDS encoding pyridoxamine 5'-phosphate oxidase family protein, giving the protein MTALTEEIKTAFATMKAFPVATSSTDGWPNVVPIGFVELVDDETIWIADNFMKKTLANIKENPKLSLYVWGPETKGCFQIKGDVELKTIGADFEKMQETVRAKMAKAPAKGLLIVKIREVFQCAAGPSAGERLL; this is encoded by the coding sequence ATGACTGCACTCACAGAAGAGATAAAAACCGCTTTTGCGACGATGAAGGCATTCCCTGTTGCGACTTCCTCGACGGACGGATGGCCGAACGTTGTCCCTATCGGCTTTGTGGAGCTGGTTGATGACGAAACGATATGGATTGCAGACAACTTTATGAAAAAGACCCTTGCAAACATCAAAGAGAACCCAAAGCTCTCCCTCTATGTATGGGGGCCGGAGACGAAGGGCTGTTTCCAGATCAAAGGCGATGTCGAACTCAAGACCATCGGGGCGGACTTCGAAAAGATGCAGGAGACCGTCCGGGCGAAGATGGCCAAGGCTCCTGCAAAGGGACTTTTGATCGTGAAAATCCGGGAGGTATTCCAGTGTGCCGCCGGTCCTTCCGCCGGTGAGAGACTTCTCTAA
- a CDS encoding ArsR family transcriptional regulator, with protein MTPDTESTHPNAPPPERGAVAIIYHSETGHTRAIALNAAEKIGATLIEVRPQHHYCRMGRYLRGGIRAVAGMQDAIYPAEISISPFDIIIVGTPVWSQHPTPVITGAVAALRGVTEGTQAIIFTTCMAHAGRASAPLKEALRQAGIPVQKAYVFPNHYPVGTCGTALAKGVEALRTAKQGKREPEKKQ; from the coding sequence ATGACACCAGATACAGAAAGCACACACCCCAATGCACCGCCACCAGAGAGAGGGGCGGTCGCCATCATCTACCACTCCGAGACAGGGCACACACGGGCCATCGCCCTGAATGCCGCAGAAAAGATCGGAGCAACCCTCATCGAGGTCAGGCCGCAGCATCACTACTGCAGGATGGGCAGGTATCTCCGGGGAGGTATCCGGGCAGTAGCCGGAATGCAGGATGCCATCTACCCCGCCGAGATCAGTATCTCCCCGTTTGACATCATCATCGTGGGTACCCCCGTCTGGTCACAGCATCCGACACCGGTCATTACCGGGGCCGTCGCCGCCCTGCGGGGGGTAACAGAGGGAACGCAGGCAATCATCTTCACCACGTGCATGGCCCACGCCGGCAGGGCCTCCGCCCCGCTGAAGGAGGCACTCCGGCAGGCGGGCATTCCGGTGCAAAAGGCGTACGTCTTTCCCAACCACTATCCGGTTGGCACCTGCGGCACTGCGCTTGCAAAGGGGGTGGAGGCTTTGCGCACGGCAAAACAGGGAAAAAGAGAACCAGAGAAAAAACAGTGA
- a CDS encoding helix-turn-helix domain-containing protein, with product MRDYTKYHCPVEAALDVIGGKWKVLIIWQLRGGVLRFSELKRQLPMVTPTMFTKQLRELEQDGIVIREVFPEVPVRVEYSLSETGMALTDVLDSLNLWGRFLMSRHGFEWNRPCEIPKK from the coding sequence ATGCGGGATTATACAAAGTATCATTGTCCGGTCGAGGCGGCCCTTGATGTCATCGGCGGCAAATGGAAAGTGCTTATCATATGGCAGCTGAGGGGGGGCGTTCTCCGTTTCTCCGAGCTGAAACGGCAGCTGCCTATGGTGACGCCGACGATGTTTACCAAACAGCTCCGCGAGCTGGAGCAGGACGGGATTGTCATCCGTGAGGTATTCCCCGAAGTTCCTGTGCGGGTGGAGTATTCCCTCTCTGAAACCGGTATGGCACTGACAGATGTTCTGGATTCACTGAATCTGTGGGGAAGGTTTCTGATGAGCAGGCATGGCTTCGAATGGAACAGACCATGTGAAATTCCGAAAAAATAA
- a CDS encoding flavodoxin family protein, producing MKVIAINGSPRKNGNTAHLLRAVLSELETEGIETELIHIGGKPIHGCIACMKCWENQDRKCIIDTDIVNECIAKMAEADAIIIGSSTYFTDVTAETKAFIDRAGFVGLANGGLYTRKAGAAVVAVRRAGAVHAYDTINHLFGISSMVTVGSSYWNLGIGLAPGEVEEDTEGMETMKNLGQNMAWLLKKIHSGE from the coding sequence ATGAAGGTCATCGCAATCAACGGAAGCCCGAGAAAGAACGGAAACACCGCCCACCTCCTCCGGGCTGTGCTCTCAGAACTGGAGACAGAAGGCATCGAAACAGAACTCATCCATATCGGCGGCAAACCCATCCACGGATGCATCGCCTGCATGAAATGCTGGGAGAATCAGGACCGAAAATGCATCATCGACACCGATATCGTCAATGAATGCATCGCAAAGATGGCTGAAGCAGACGCCATCATCATCGGCTCATCCACCTACTTCACTGATGTCACCGCCGAAACAAAGGCCTTCATCGACCGGGCCGGATTTGTGGGGCTTGCAAACGGCGGACTCTATACCCGCAAGGCAGGTGCCGCTGTTGTTGCTGTCCGCCGTGCCGGGGCCGTTCACGCCTACGACACCATCAACCACCTCTTCGGAATCAGCAGTATGGTCACCGTCGGCTCATCCTACTGGAACCTCGGCATCGGCCTTGCGCCGGGCGAGGTGGAGGAGGACACAGAGGGAATGGAGACGATGAAGAACCTCGGCCAGAATATGGCATGGCTGTTAAAGAAGATCCATTCCGGAGAATGA
- the nudC gene encoding NAD(+) diphosphatase, which produces MPSPSFSLNLLEIDHSRTLSGSPKWVLVTGGEVLCPEGGSPLLSALPTGIGPAGAIPLGTLNGNTISALSTQMTPDGLSPVSLRDLYFRVDEETLAIGGRAVQLVHFDETSRFCGACGEPAYWKEDELAKVCPRCGGIVYPRLSPAVIVLVRQGREILFVRPPRSPPGRYSLIAGFVEPGETLEHAVMREVAEEAGVSVRNLRYIGSQPWPFPHSLMIGFFAEYAGGGIRPDGVETVDVRWFSPENLPYLPGRMSITDILVEQHLRDDGSAEYAAEPGADEKNSGATLPI; this is translated from the coding sequence GTGCCTTCCCCCTCTTTTTCTCTGAATCTCCTGGAGATTGACCATAGCCGGACTCTGTCCGGGTCACCCAAGTGGGTTCTTGTCACCGGGGGCGAGGTACTCTGCCCTGAAGGTGGTTCACCACTGCTCTCCGCCCTGCCGACAGGTATCGGGCCTGCGGGTGCAATCCCGCTCGGCACCCTCAACGGGAACACCATCTCTGCCCTCAGTACGCAGATGACCCCTGACGGGCTCAGCCCTGTTTCCCTGCGTGACCTCTATTTCCGGGTAGACGAGGAAACCCTTGCCATCGGAGGGAGAGCCGTTCAGCTCGTCCATTTTGATGAAACAAGCCGGTTCTGCGGAGCATGCGGTGAACCCGCATACTGGAAGGAAGATGAGCTCGCAAAGGTCTGCCCCCGGTGTGGCGGAATCGTCTACCCCCGGCTCAGCCCGGCGGTGATCGTGCTTGTCCGGCAGGGGCGGGAGATCCTCTTCGTACGCCCGCCCCGTTCTCCGCCGGGGCGCTACTCACTCATCGCCGGGTTCGTCGAACCGGGTGAGACACTCGAGCACGCCGTCATGCGTGAAGTCGCAGAGGAGGCGGGTGTTTCTGTTCGAAACCTCAGGTACATCGGAAGCCAGCCGTGGCCCTTCCCCCACTCCCTGATGATCGGTTTTTTTGCCGAGTATGCGGGCGGCGGAATCAGACCGGACGGCGTAGAGACTGTGGATGTCCGCTGGTTCTCTCCTGAGAATCTCCCGTATCTTCCCGGACGGATGAGCATTACCGATATCCTTGTTGAACAGCATCTCCGGGATGACGGATCAGCTGAATATGCTGCTGAACCGGGTGCAGATGAAAAAAATAGTGGCGCCACCCTCCCGATATGA
- a CDS encoding UbiA family prenyltransferase has translation METGTLRAYGDLLRLHFAFAWPLLFCSGTVLAFAAYGGFSWAGLITAALIGLFGFEAGMVLNDYVDRVYDKRDVEGRMTGYWRPFGTRPIAEGLIPARHALILFAVLALFALALILTLPYPHSFFVALIMGYSYTAEVFYQVQKRSQAFPVAQLVGRTDFALFPVAGYLAAGLPDTTALLYFLFFYPYALAHLAANDLADLRNDLARDMKTVPVLYGVRGTVIWIVACTALHGIMAVFFGWALDPVAQAALAMGFLLLVVANVIILRGNGTPEAGLRVLPLFHAAMAVYAGGIILGFFV, from the coding sequence ATGGAAACCGGCACCCTGCGGGCATACGGGGATCTCCTCCGTCTGCACTTTGCCTTTGCCTGGCCTCTGCTGTTCTGCTCCGGAACAGTCCTTGCATTTGCGGCCTATGGGGGATTTTCATGGGCGGGCCTGATTACTGCCGCACTGATCGGGCTCTTTGGTTTCGAGGCGGGCATGGTCCTCAACGACTATGTGGACCGGGTCTACGACAAAAGAGATGTCGAGGGCCGGATGACGGGTTATTGGCGGCCATTCGGGACACGGCCCATCGCAGAGGGGCTTATCCCGGCCCGCCATGCCCTCATTCTCTTCGCGGTTCTCGCACTTTTTGCCCTTGCCCTGATTCTCACACTCCCGTATCCGCACTCTTTCTTTGTTGCCCTCATCATGGGATACAGCTATACCGCCGAGGTTTTCTACCAGGTACAGAAGCGGTCGCAGGCGTTCCCCGTTGCCCAGCTGGTGGGCAGAACTGACTTCGCCCTCTTCCCCGTCGCCGGTTACCTCGCCGCCGGGCTGCCGGATACAACAGCACTGCTCTATTTTCTCTTCTTCTACCCGTATGCCCTTGCGCACCTTGCGGCAAACGACCTCGCCGACCTGAGAAATGACCTCGCACGGGACATGAAGACCGTGCCGGTACTCTATGGGGTGCGGGGAACGGTCATCTGGATTGTGGCATGCACCGCCCTGCACGGCATCATGGCGGTCTTCTTCGGCTGGGCACTTGATCCGGTGGCGCAGGCGGCGCTCGCTATGGGATTTCTGCTGCTGGTGGTGGCAAATGTGATCATTCTCCGGGGCAACGGGACGCCGGAGGCGGGGCTGCGGGTGCTGCCGCTCTTCCATGCCGCGATGGCCGTCTACGCCGGAGGCATTATTCTGGGATTTTTTGTATGA
- a CDS encoding radical SAM protein: MVYQYLFGPVPSRRLGVSLGIDLVPLKTCSYNCIYCECGKTTDLTTERAEYYPTDAVIREIDDYLSTRPHLDFITFSGSGEPTLHSGIGRIARHIRETFPEYRMALLTNGSLFTDPGMRAEVADIHVIVPSLDAVSESVFQKIDRPCHSITAAGVRAGLVALRKEFKGGMWLEIFIIPGLNDTDEELLFLRDAIAEIRPDRVQLNTLDRPGIVDWITVPAAEELERIAGALGFPGIEVVGGLASRSDIASFSQDVRESILGTIRRRPCTIDDLSRILGLHPNEVRKYIDTLVADGQIGEKREERGIFYVSL; the protein is encoded by the coding sequence ATGGTATACCAATACCTCTTCGGCCCGGTGCCGTCCCGGCGGCTCGGTGTCTCGCTGGGCATCGACCTTGTGCCCCTCAAGACCTGCAGTTACAACTGCATCTATTGTGAGTGCGGGAAAACAACCGACCTGACGACCGAACGGGCTGAATATTACCCGACAGATGCAGTCATCCGGGAGATTGATGATTACCTCTCGACCCGCCCGCACCTCGATTTTATCACCTTCTCCGGCTCCGGTGAACCGACCCTCCACTCGGGGATTGGCAGGATTGCCCGCCATATCAGGGAGACATTTCCGGAATACCGGATGGCCCTCCTGACAAACGGCAGTCTCTTCACCGACCCCGGCATGCGGGCAGAGGTGGCAGACATTCATGTCATCGTGCCGTCGCTGGATGCCGTCTCAGAATCGGTCTTTCAGAAGATTGACCGGCCCTGTCACTCCATAACGGCCGCCGGCGTCCGTGCCGGTCTGGTTGCCCTCAGGAAGGAGTTCAAAGGCGGGATGTGGCTGGAGATATTCATCATCCCCGGCCTGAACGACACGGACGAGGAGCTGCTCTTTTTGCGGGATGCGATTGCAGAAATCCGGCCCGACCGTGTGCAGCTGAACACGCTGGACCGGCCGGGCATCGTTGACTGGATCACTGTCCCTGCCGCAGAGGAGCTGGAGCGGATTGCAGGCGCTCTTGGTTTTCCCGGAATCGAGGTGGTGGGAGGGCTTGCCTCCCGCTCGGATATTGCCTCATTCTCGCAGGATGTCCGTGAGTCCATTCTCGGCACAATTCGCAGACGGCCCTGTACAATCGACGATCTCAGTCGGATCCTTGGGCTGCACCCGAATGAGGTGCGCAAATATATCGATACGCTTGTTGCAGATGGGCAGATCGGCGAGAAGAGGGAAGAACGCGGCATTTTTTATGTGAGTTTGTAG